A single Salmo salar chromosome ssa19, Ssal_v3.1, whole genome shotgun sequence DNA region contains:
- the dbf4b gene encoding protein DBF4 homolog B isoform X2: MQQPPPGAGGRFLGMLSPGHGGRKLEGKSFYLDAVKSRPAAFLAEAISHLGGRIESFLNKDVSFVVTGSLEGLRSERFEMTRGGSDGMTGECHSSPRSTKPRESIMTSTRQQRPATGTPRPMVCGSRGKALLEKAIRNNERLQGNSVLANARSWGVKIVHVDDLLTHVQLLTAESSKARRRKTELKNPNKCPAVSRVIKAGALKSPYVKVEDSSRKYKALHMQSMAFPTLCYSGRFSPFEPPAPPQPERVKEEEQKKARQIIKSLSTSQDNPRSPLPRNPSLCRARKKNLGYCECCHEPFKDQDEHLQSAQHRGFVQDPSHYSLVDQLVADMEPGFAPCPAPESASSTLLRLETPPLLLQLPHSPSEMQTHSETEHAIQALLTQGSPSNTLDPDPSPPTPSLVPLSSHAQPLSPCPDTPSLLLLPSLPQPLSSCPDNHPPSPDTLCQSPTLAPLPNHSQPLSPNTQCQPPSPYSQPPVLSPKTMFPFEPMSQPDSPYSQPPVLSPQVLLQPPTPHHPTEGKDMEIDSHLSASAEVEPVPQTVPGRSRSLPRLWITAANPKKRSRSVSPDTEACKRRRTSLANRHKSKPIWGFNSAGWTRKEHQPLVLSTYTDNELVAKAYSLPKELGTAEQRPTPDQLEVKGISLVPTMTQESINKVGNGVGIRAANHYHSVPIFGPGHAICPSMKVDKITSWPPVEVFGTNRHSFATSARSNTRSFPRLPVKSTGNPSGHMDHSIFMDGGVLQQHATVTPNISASFPPQLLHHPSDRPTHCPASSQDSNPCHSQSVTSVFIESALLPDLAIPSDSDSDWECDLMSRLGPPAATSAPSTPSTLSLPQPAGSHHQQLDLELLQRPCSTWTLHDTSYESHLCAVLQQPLTLPPDPSLVFSKTIMESLEVTRH, encoded by the exons ATGCAGCAGCCCCCACCAGGGGCAGGAGGGCGCTTCTTGGGTATGCTGTCCCCTGGCCATGGGGGAAGAAAGCTGGAAGGGAAATCTTTCTACCTGGATGCTGTGAAGAGTCGCCCTGCAGCCTTTCTTGCGGAGGCCATATCCCATCTCGGAGGG AGAATTGAGAGTTTCCTGAATAAGGATGTCAGCTTTGTTGTGACTGGGAGCCTAGAGGGACTCCGAAGCGAGAGGTTCGAAATGACCCGAGGTGGGTCAGACGGGATGACCGGGGAGTGTCACAGCTCTCCCCGCTCCACCAAACCGAGAGAGAGCATCATGACCAGCACCAGGCAGCAGCGTCCAGCCACTGGCACTCCCAGACCAATG GTGTGTGGCAGCCGTGGGAAGGCCCTGCTAGAGAAAGCTATTAGGAATAAT GAACGGCTTCAGGGGAACAGTGTTTTGGCCAATGCCCGCTCCTGGGGAGTCAAGATAGTGCACGTGGACG ATCTCCTGACGCATGTCCAACTGTTGACAGCGGAGAGCTCCAAGGCCAGACGCAGGAAAACTGAG CTGAAAAATCCAAACAAGTGTCCTGCAGTGTCTCGTGTCATCAAAG CTGGTGCTTTGAAGTCCCCCTATGTGAAGGTAGAGGATTCAAGCAG GAAATACAAGGCCCTGCACATGCAGTCCATGGCCTTCCCCACTCTGTGCTACTCTGGCAGGTTCAGTCCTTTTGAACCCCCTGCACCCCCCCAGCCTGAGAGAGTCAAGGAGGAGGAACAAAAAAAAGCCAG ACAGATAATTAAGAGTTTGAGTACAAGCCAGGACAACCCTCGAAGCCCTCTCCCACGCAACCCCTCACTTTGCCGGGCACGCAAAAAGAACCTGGGCTACTGCGAGTGCTGTCATGAACCCTTTAAGGACCAGGATGAG CACTTGCAGTCGGCTCAGCATCGTGGCTTTGTGCAAGACCCCTCCCACTACAGCCTGGTGGACCAGCTGGTGGCTGACATGGAACCGGGCTTCGCCCCCTGTCCAGCCCCAGAGTCAGCATCCTCAACACTGCTCAG GTTGGAGACTCCCCCACTTCTACTACAACTGCCCCACAGCCCCTCTGAGATGCAGACGCACAGTGAGACGGAGCATGCCATCCAGGCCCTGCTTACCCAAGGCTCACCGTCCAACACCCTGGACCCGGATCCAAGCCCTCCCACTCCGAGCCTAGTCCCCCTGTCATCCCATGCTCAGCCTCTCTCCCCTTGCCCTGACACCCCCAGCCTACTCCTCCTGCCATCCCtcccccagcctctctcctcctgccctgacaaccaccctccctcccccGACACCCTTTGTCAGTCCCCCACCCTAGCCCCTCTACCAAACCACTCCCAGCCCCTCTCCCCCAACACCCAATGCCAGCCCCCCAGCCCCTACTCCCAGCCTCCTGTCCTCAGCCCTAAAACCATGTTTCCCTTTGAGCCCATGTCCCAACCCGACAGCCCCTACTCTCAGCCCCCGGTCCTCAGCCCCCAGGTCCTGCTTCAGCCCCCCACTCCTCACCATCCCACAGAGGGGAAAGATATGGAGATTGACAGCCATCTGTCAGCATCCGCAGAGGTGGAACCAGTCCCTCAGACTGTCCCAGGTCGGTCTCGCTCCCTTCCTCGGCTCTGGATCACTGCAGCGAACCCGAAGAAACGCAGCCGATCAGTCAGTCCTGACACCGAGGCCTGCAAGAGGAGAAGGACCTCCCTGGCCAACCGTCACAAATCAAAACCCATCTGGGGCTTCAACAGTGCTGGTTGGACAAGGAAGGAACACCAGCCCTTAGTCCTATCCACATATACTGACAATGAGCTTGTGGCTAAGGCCTACTCCCTGCCCAAAGAACTAGGAACTGCAGAACAAAGACCAACCCCAGATCAGCTGGAAGTGAAGGGAATATCACTGGTGCCAACAATGACACAAGAGAGCATAAACAAAGTTGGGAACGGTGTGGGCATCCGAGCAGCCAACCACTATCACTCTGTGCCCATTTTTGGCCCGGGCCATGCAATATGTCCTTCGATGAAGGTGGACAAGATAACCAGTTGGCCTCCAGTGGAAGTGTTTGGTACAAACCGCCATTCTTTTGCCACATCCGCTCGCTCTAATACAAGGAGCTTCCCAAGGCTTCCTGTGAAGTCCACAGGCAATCCGTCAGGTCATATGGATCATTCCATCTTCATGGACGGGGGTGTTCTACAGCAGCACGCCACAGTAACTCCAAACATCAGTGCATCTTTCCCTCCCCAGCTTCTTCACCACCCTTCAGATAGACCAACCCACTGCCCTGCCTCCAGCCAGGACTCCAACCCCTGCCACTCCCAGTCCGTCACCTCTGTCTTTATCGAGTCTGCCCTGCTTCCCGACCTGGCCATCCCCTCCGACTCGGACTCGGACTGGGAATGCGATCTCATGTCCCGCCTCGGCCCCCCTGCCGCCACCTCCGCCCCTTCCACCCCTTCCACCCTTTCCCTTCCGCAACCAGCGGGGAGCCACCACCAGCAGCTGGACTTGGAGCTACTACAGAGACCCTGCAGCACCTGGACGCTGCACGACACCAGCTATGAGTCGCATCTGTGCGCTGTGTTGCAGCAGCCCCTCACCCTGCCGCCGGACCCCTCTCTAGTGTTTTCCAAGACTATAATGGAAAGTCTAGAAGTGACTCGGCACTGA
- the dbf4b gene encoding protein DBF4 homolog B isoform X1, which translates to MQQPPPGAGGRFLGMLSPGHGGRKLEGKSFYLDAVKSRPAAFLAEAISHLGGRIESFLNKDVSFVVTGSLEGLRSERFEMTRGGSDGMTGECHSSPRSTKPRESIMTSTRQQRPATGTPRPMVCGSRGKALLEKAIRNNERLQGNSVLANARSWGVKIVHVDDLLTHVQLLTAESSKARRRKTELKNPNKCPAVSRVIKAGALKSPYVKVEDSSRKYKALHMQSMAFPTLCYSGRFSPFEPPAPPQPERVKEEEQKKARGKKLQTFPPTPLNRQIIKSLSTSQDNPRSPLPRNPSLCRARKKNLGYCECCHEPFKDQDEHLQSAQHRGFVQDPSHYSLVDQLVADMEPGFAPCPAPESASSTLLRLETPPLLLQLPHSPSEMQTHSETEHAIQALLTQGSPSNTLDPDPSPPTPSLVPLSSHAQPLSPCPDTPSLLLLPSLPQPLSSCPDNHPPSPDTLCQSPTLAPLPNHSQPLSPNTQCQPPSPYSQPPVLSPKTMFPFEPMSQPDSPYSQPPVLSPQVLLQPPTPHHPTEGKDMEIDSHLSASAEVEPVPQTVPGRSRSLPRLWITAANPKKRSRSVSPDTEACKRRRTSLANRHKSKPIWGFNSAGWTRKEHQPLVLSTYTDNELVAKAYSLPKELGTAEQRPTPDQLEVKGISLVPTMTQESINKVGNGVGIRAANHYHSVPIFGPGHAICPSMKVDKITSWPPVEVFGTNRHSFATSARSNTRSFPRLPVKSTGNPSGHMDHSIFMDGGVLQQHATVTPNISASFPPQLLHHPSDRPTHCPASSQDSNPCHSQSVTSVFIESALLPDLAIPSDSDSDWECDLMSRLGPPAATSAPSTPSTLSLPQPAGSHHQQLDLELLQRPCSTWTLHDTSYESHLCAVLQQPLTLPPDPSLVFSKTIMESLEVTRH; encoded by the exons ATGCAGCAGCCCCCACCAGGGGCAGGAGGGCGCTTCTTGGGTATGCTGTCCCCTGGCCATGGGGGAAGAAAGCTGGAAGGGAAATCTTTCTACCTGGATGCTGTGAAGAGTCGCCCTGCAGCCTTTCTTGCGGAGGCCATATCCCATCTCGGAGGG AGAATTGAGAGTTTCCTGAATAAGGATGTCAGCTTTGTTGTGACTGGGAGCCTAGAGGGACTCCGAAGCGAGAGGTTCGAAATGACCCGAGGTGGGTCAGACGGGATGACCGGGGAGTGTCACAGCTCTCCCCGCTCCACCAAACCGAGAGAGAGCATCATGACCAGCACCAGGCAGCAGCGTCCAGCCACTGGCACTCCCAGACCAATG GTGTGTGGCAGCCGTGGGAAGGCCCTGCTAGAGAAAGCTATTAGGAATAAT GAACGGCTTCAGGGGAACAGTGTTTTGGCCAATGCCCGCTCCTGGGGAGTCAAGATAGTGCACGTGGACG ATCTCCTGACGCATGTCCAACTGTTGACAGCGGAGAGCTCCAAGGCCAGACGCAGGAAAACTGAG CTGAAAAATCCAAACAAGTGTCCTGCAGTGTCTCGTGTCATCAAAG CTGGTGCTTTGAAGTCCCCCTATGTGAAGGTAGAGGATTCAAGCAG GAAATACAAGGCCCTGCACATGCAGTCCATGGCCTTCCCCACTCTGTGCTACTCTGGCAGGTTCAGTCCTTTTGAACCCCCTGCACCCCCCCAGCCTGAGAGAGTCAAGGAGGAGGAACAAAAAAAAGCCAG AGGGAAGAAACTTCAAACTTTTCCCCCCACACCATTAAATAGACAGATAATTAAGAGTTTGAGTACAAGCCAGGACAACCCTCGAAGCCCTCTCCCACGCAACCCCTCACTTTGCCGGGCACGCAAAAAGAACCTGGGCTACTGCGAGTGCTGTCATGAACCCTTTAAGGACCAGGATGAG CACTTGCAGTCGGCTCAGCATCGTGGCTTTGTGCAAGACCCCTCCCACTACAGCCTGGTGGACCAGCTGGTGGCTGACATGGAACCGGGCTTCGCCCCCTGTCCAGCCCCAGAGTCAGCATCCTCAACACTGCTCAG GTTGGAGACTCCCCCACTTCTACTACAACTGCCCCACAGCCCCTCTGAGATGCAGACGCACAGTGAGACGGAGCATGCCATCCAGGCCCTGCTTACCCAAGGCTCACCGTCCAACACCCTGGACCCGGATCCAAGCCCTCCCACTCCGAGCCTAGTCCCCCTGTCATCCCATGCTCAGCCTCTCTCCCCTTGCCCTGACACCCCCAGCCTACTCCTCCTGCCATCCCtcccccagcctctctcctcctgccctgacaaccaccctccctcccccGACACCCTTTGTCAGTCCCCCACCCTAGCCCCTCTACCAAACCACTCCCAGCCCCTCTCCCCCAACACCCAATGCCAGCCCCCCAGCCCCTACTCCCAGCCTCCTGTCCTCAGCCCTAAAACCATGTTTCCCTTTGAGCCCATGTCCCAACCCGACAGCCCCTACTCTCAGCCCCCGGTCCTCAGCCCCCAGGTCCTGCTTCAGCCCCCCACTCCTCACCATCCCACAGAGGGGAAAGATATGGAGATTGACAGCCATCTGTCAGCATCCGCAGAGGTGGAACCAGTCCCTCAGACTGTCCCAGGTCGGTCTCGCTCCCTTCCTCGGCTCTGGATCACTGCAGCGAACCCGAAGAAACGCAGCCGATCAGTCAGTCCTGACACCGAGGCCTGCAAGAGGAGAAGGACCTCCCTGGCCAACCGTCACAAATCAAAACCCATCTGGGGCTTCAACAGTGCTGGTTGGACAAGGAAGGAACACCAGCCCTTAGTCCTATCCACATATACTGACAATGAGCTTGTGGCTAAGGCCTACTCCCTGCCCAAAGAACTAGGAACTGCAGAACAAAGACCAACCCCAGATCAGCTGGAAGTGAAGGGAATATCACTGGTGCCAACAATGACACAAGAGAGCATAAACAAAGTTGGGAACGGTGTGGGCATCCGAGCAGCCAACCACTATCACTCTGTGCCCATTTTTGGCCCGGGCCATGCAATATGTCCTTCGATGAAGGTGGACAAGATAACCAGTTGGCCTCCAGTGGAAGTGTTTGGTACAAACCGCCATTCTTTTGCCACATCCGCTCGCTCTAATACAAGGAGCTTCCCAAGGCTTCCTGTGAAGTCCACAGGCAATCCGTCAGGTCATATGGATCATTCCATCTTCATGGACGGGGGTGTTCTACAGCAGCACGCCACAGTAACTCCAAACATCAGTGCATCTTTCCCTCCCCAGCTTCTTCACCACCCTTCAGATAGACCAACCCACTGCCCTGCCTCCAGCCAGGACTCCAACCCCTGCCACTCCCAGTCCGTCACCTCTGTCTTTATCGAGTCTGCCCTGCTTCCCGACCTGGCCATCCCCTCCGACTCGGACTCGGACTGGGAATGCGATCTCATGTCCCGCCTCGGCCCCCCTGCCGCCACCTCCGCCCCTTCCACCCCTTCCACCCTTTCCCTTCCGCAACCAGCGGGGAGCCACCACCAGCAGCTGGACTTGGAGCTACTACAGAGACCCTGCAGCACCTGGACGCTGCACGACACCAGCTATGAGTCGCATCTGTGCGCTGTGTTGCAGCAGCCCCTCACCCTGCCGCCGGACCCCTCTCTAGTGTTTTCCAAGACTATAATGGAAAGTCTAGAAGTGACTCGGCACTGA